A region of Chitinophaga horti DNA encodes the following proteins:
- a CDS encoding TIGR01777 family oxidoreductase, whose protein sequence is MNNKKIVIAGGAGFMGEALAEYYGLENEVVILTRQEKPHSQYARYVKWDGEHLTSWYRELDKADLLINLAGKSVNCRYNERNKAEIFSSRVNSTRVLGEAIKRLSNPPALWINAASATIYRHAEDRPMDERNGDIGTGFSVEVCKLWEKTFYEQETPHTRKVALRTAIVLGPKGGALMPMLNLVKFALGGRQGSGHQMFSWVHIEDFCRLAKWLYETPEAQGTYNCSAPQPVTNETFMRTLRQAAGRRIGLPAPEWLLRMGAVMIGTEIELIIKSRWVIPARLVQEGFRFRHAQLRPALEDILSELPRRRYHLF, encoded by the coding sequence ATGAATAATAAGAAGATCGTTATCGCAGGTGGAGCAGGATTTATGGGCGAGGCCCTGGCGGAGTATTACGGCCTGGAGAACGAAGTGGTGATACTTACGCGCCAGGAAAAACCTCATAGCCAATATGCACGTTATGTGAAATGGGATGGCGAACACCTCACCAGCTGGTACCGCGAACTAGACAAGGCCGACCTGCTCATCAACCTGGCAGGTAAAAGTGTGAACTGCCGGTACAACGAACGTAACAAGGCGGAGATATTCAGCAGCCGGGTGAACAGTACCCGCGTGCTCGGCGAAGCGATCAAACGCCTCTCCAACCCTCCTGCCCTGTGGATCAATGCCGCATCTGCCACGATTTACCGACATGCTGAAGATCGCCCTATGGACGAGCGCAATGGCGACATAGGCACCGGTTTCTCTGTAGAAGTGTGCAAGTTGTGGGAGAAAACGTTTTATGAACAGGAAACACCACATACCCGCAAAGTGGCGCTGCGTACGGCCATCGTACTCGGCCCCAAAGGCGGTGCTTTAATGCCGATGCTCAACCTCGTGAAGTTTGCACTGGGTGGCAGGCAAGGTAGCGGTCACCAGATGTTTAGCTGGGTGCATATCGAAGACTTCTGCAGACTTGCCAAATGGCTTTACGAAACACCGGAAGCACAAGGCACCTACAACTGCTCTGCTCCCCAACCTGTTACGAACGAAACCTTTATGCGCACCCTGCGCCAGGCTGCCGGTCGCCGCATTGGTTTACCTGCGCCAGAATGGCTGTTGCGCATGGGGGCAGTAATGATCGGTACGGAAATTGAACTCATTATCAAAAGCCGCTGGGTCATACCCGCCCGCCTCGTGCAGGAAGGCTTCCGGTTCAGGCATGCGCAGTTGCGGCCGGCACTGGAAGATATATTGAGCGAATTACCCAGGCGGCGGTATCATTTATTTTAA
- a CDS encoding VOC family protein, whose protein sequence is MEAPKNAISWFEIPVNDFSRAKRFYTTILNCEMQEMEMGSDRLALFPYDAERGIGGAIVQGPDYLPSQRGSLVYLNAGADLSDVLNRVPAAGGKIELDKKLISEQADMGYYAVFQDTEGNRVALHSMG, encoded by the coding sequence ATGGAAGCACCCAAAAACGCTATTAGCTGGTTTGAGATTCCCGTGAATGATTTTAGCAGAGCGAAGAGATTTTATACCACGATATTGAATTGCGAAATGCAGGAAATGGAAATGGGCTCAGACAGGCTGGCACTTTTCCCTTACGATGCGGAACGCGGTATTGGCGGCGCCATTGTACAGGGACCTGACTACTTACCCAGCCAGCGGGGTAGCCTGGTTTATCTGAATGCGGGCGCAGACCTCTCCGACGTGCTTAACCGTGTACCGGCAGCCGGTGGTAAAATAGAGCTGGACAAAAAGCTGATTTCCGAACAGGCAGATATGGGCTACTACGCCGTTTTCCAGGATACGGAGGGGAATAGGGTGGCGTTGCATTCGATGGGGTGA
- a CDS encoding GbsR/MarR family transcriptional regulator produces the protein MKFTDAKAQFIQAWGSLGAQWGINRTMAQIHALLLIAPDALSADEIMEELNISRGNTNMNVRELINWGIVDKVLVPGERKEYFAAEKDIWKVGTAIARERKKRELDPILKVLNALSTVEGDQKDKHVKAFRESIQNINRFAQQTDNTLNAFIKAEENWFYSTLLKVFK, from the coding sequence ATGAAGTTCACTGATGCAAAAGCACAATTCATCCAGGCCTGGGGTTCTTTAGGAGCGCAATGGGGTATTAACCGTACCATGGCGCAAATCCACGCACTCCTGCTGATCGCACCCGACGCGCTGAGCGCCGATGAGATCATGGAGGAACTGAACATCTCCCGCGGTAACACCAACATGAATGTACGGGAGCTGATCAACTGGGGCATCGTGGATAAAGTGCTGGTACCAGGCGAGCGCAAGGAATACTTCGCCGCGGAAAAAGACATCTGGAAAGTAGGTACCGCTATCGCCCGCGAGCGTAAAAAGCGCGAACTGGACCCGATCCTGAAGGTGTTGAACGCACTTTCCACCGTAGAAGGTGATCAGAAAGACAAACACGTAAAAGCATTTCGTGAGTCGATCCAAAACATTAATCGTTTTGCGCAACAAACGGACAATACCCTCAATGCATTCATCAAAGCAGAAGAAAACTGGTTCTACAGCACCTTGCTGAAGGTATTCAAGTAA
- a CDS encoding flotillin family protein, with translation MYTLMPILLAVLFVFVFIYALFRRYKRCPSDRILVVYGKVGSNSEGNLSAKCIHGGAAFIWPIIQDYSFMDLTPTSIEVNLTNALSKQNIRIDVPSRFTVAISTEPAVMTNAAERLLGLQRPQIHDLAKDIIFGQLRLVVATMDIEEINSNRDKFLSNVAANVEAELKKIGLKLINVNLTDIKDESGYIEALGKEAAAKAINEAKKSVAEQERFGEIGKAEANKEKDIKIAETTRDRDAMIASANKDKEILIAGAQRDESIGKIEAERDTRIKSAEANSSAIQGENNARIQIAQSEATRREREAESLKQATAAEKVQAAKALEESYLAEQKAEAARAARERATQEANIVVAAEIQKQKAIIEAQAEAEKIRQKAKGEADAIFLKMEAEAKGMFEILTKQAEGMNRVVQAAGNNSKDAALLLIADKLPELVRMQTDAIKNIKIDKVTVWEGGHANGDGKGSTANFISGLYKSVPPLKDIFNMAGMDLPEFLGKEKTKGDDTVQVVES, from the coding sequence ATGTATACCTTAATGCCTATACTGCTTGCGGTATTATTCGTCTTCGTTTTTATTTACGCGCTTTTCCGCCGTTACAAGCGCTGTCCTTCCGACCGCATCCTGGTCGTTTATGGTAAAGTAGGTTCTAACTCCGAAGGTAACCTGAGCGCCAAATGTATTCATGGCGGCGCGGCCTTTATCTGGCCTATCATCCAGGACTACTCCTTCATGGACCTTACACCAACCTCTATCGAGGTAAACCTGACGAATGCACTGAGTAAACAGAACATTCGTATCGACGTGCCTTCGCGTTTTACCGTGGCAATTTCCACCGAACCGGCGGTAATGACCAACGCTGCTGAACGTCTTTTGGGCCTGCAACGCCCGCAGATCCACGATCTGGCGAAAGATATCATCTTTGGTCAGCTGCGTCTCGTGGTAGCCACCATGGACATCGAGGAAATCAACAGCAACCGCGATAAATTTCTGTCGAACGTAGCCGCTAACGTGGAAGCCGAGCTGAAAAAGATCGGTCTGAAACTGATTAACGTGAACCTTACCGACATCAAGGACGAATCGGGCTACATAGAGGCTTTGGGTAAAGAAGCCGCCGCAAAAGCGATCAACGAAGCCAAAAAGAGCGTGGCCGAACAGGAGCGTTTTGGTGAAATTGGTAAAGCAGAAGCTAACAAGGAAAAGGACATTAAGATCGCTGAAACCACGCGTGACAGGGATGCAATGATCGCCAGTGCGAACAAAGACAAGGAAATCCTGATCGCCGGCGCGCAGCGTGACGAAAGCATCGGTAAAATCGAAGCGGAAAGAGATACCCGTATCAAATCTGCAGAGGCTAACTCCTCCGCCATCCAGGGTGAGAACAATGCGAGGATCCAGATCGCACAGTCGGAGGCCACCCGTCGCGAACGCGAAGCTGAATCTTTGAAACAAGCTACGGCGGCTGAGAAGGTACAGGCGGCGAAAGCACTCGAAGAGTCGTACCTGGCAGAGCAAAAAGCCGAAGCCGCCCGTGCGGCCAGGGAGCGTGCCACCCAGGAAGCTAACATCGTGGTAGCTGCAGAAATCCAGAAACAAAAAGCCATCATCGAAGCGCAGGCAGAAGCCGAAAAGATCCGACAGAAAGCAAAAGGTGAGGCAGACGCGATCTTCCTGAAAATGGAAGCGGAAGCGAAAGGTATGTTCGAGATCCTGACGAAGCAGGCCGAAGGTATGAACCGTGTGGTACAGGCAGCCGGCAACAATAGTAAGGATGCCGCACTGCTCCTCATCGCCGACAAACTGCCCGAACTGGTAAGAATGCAGACCGATGCGATCAAAAACATCAAGATCGACAAGGTTACCGTTTGGGAAGGCGGCCATGCAAATGGCGACGGCAAAGGCTCTACGGCTAATTTTATCAGCGGTTTGTATAAATCCGTTCCCCCGCTGAAAGACATCTTCAACATGGCGGGTATGGACCTGCCTGAGTTTCTTGGCAAAGAGAAAACGAAGGGCGACGATACCGTACAGGTAGTGGAATCCTGA
- a CDS encoding pyruvate dehydrogenase complex dihydrolipoamide acetyltransferase, with amino-acid sequence MAEVIRMPLLSDTMTEGVIAEWHKKVGDTVKSDDVIAEVETDKATMEVMGYADGTILYIGVEKGKAAKVNDIIAIVGKPGEDYKSLLEGGATAAAPAKEAAPAKAEAPAAEAAPAPKADDAAVAEALKNATVIRMPLLSDTMTEGKIVAWNKKVGDTVKSDDVLAEVETDKATMEVIGYADGTLLHVGVKEGEAAKVNGIIAIVGKQGTNVDAILAAEKGGNAAPAAKAAEQQSAPAANAAPAATAAPAEAAPASSNEGGRVKASPLAKKLAADKGIDINQVTGSGDNGRIVKKDVDNYTPAAKAAPAATTAASGAAAPQAAPFVPGQESYEDIPVTQMRGVIAKRLGESKFTAPEFYLTMEINMDEAMKNREALNKVSPVKISFNDMVIKAAAMALRQHPYVNSSWQGGTIRMNQHVHIGSAVAVDEGLIVPTIRFADQKTLSQIAADAKVLYDKAKNKKLQPNEFSGSTFTVSNLGMMGIDHFTAIINQPNSAILAVGGIKEVVVAEKGQFKVTNIMKVTLTCDHRTVDGAVGAKFLVTLKGFLENPVTMLV; translated from the coding sequence ATGGCAGAAGTTATCAGAATGCCCCTTTTGAGCGACACGATGACCGAAGGGGTGATTGCGGAATGGCATAAGAAAGTAGGAGACACCGTTAAATCCGACGACGTTATTGCTGAAGTGGAAACCGACAAAGCTACCATGGAAGTAATGGGTTATGCGGACGGCACCATCTTATATATAGGCGTAGAGAAAGGAAAGGCTGCGAAGGTAAATGATATCATTGCCATTGTGGGTAAACCAGGCGAGGATTACAAATCCCTGCTGGAAGGCGGCGCAACTGCTGCTGCTCCTGCAAAAGAAGCCGCACCTGCCAAAGCCGAAGCGCCTGCCGCGGAAGCTGCTCCTGCTCCTAAAGCCGACGACGCTGCCGTAGCGGAAGCCCTCAAAAATGCAACTGTGATCAGGATGCCGCTGCTCAGCGACACCATGACCGAAGGCAAAATCGTTGCCTGGAATAAAAAAGTAGGCGACACCGTTAAATCCGACGATGTACTGGCCGAAGTAGAAACCGATAAAGCCACTATGGAGGTTATCGGTTATGCTGACGGTACCCTGCTGCACGTTGGTGTAAAAGAAGGTGAAGCAGCCAAAGTAAACGGCATCATCGCCATCGTAGGTAAACAGGGCACTAACGTAGACGCTATCCTCGCCGCCGAAAAAGGTGGCAACGCAGCGCCTGCGGCTAAAGCTGCCGAACAGCAAAGCGCTCCGGCTGCCAATGCTGCTCCTGCCGCCACCGCCGCTCCTGCCGAAGCAGCACCTGCTTCCAGCAACGAAGGTGGCCGCGTGAAAGCTTCTCCCCTCGCTAAAAAACTGGCCGCAGATAAAGGTATCGATATCAACCAGGTAACCGGTTCCGGTGACAATGGCCGTATCGTGAAAAAAGATGTGGACAACTATACACCAGCCGCGAAAGCTGCTCCTGCTGCAACGACTGCCGCTTCCGGCGCTGCTGCTCCACAGGCTGCACCATTCGTACCTGGCCAGGAATCTTACGAAGACATCCCGGTTACACAGATGCGTGGCGTAATCGCTAAACGCCTCGGTGAAAGCAAGTTCACTGCTCCCGAATTCTACCTCACCATGGAAATCAACATGGACGAGGCGATGAAGAACAGGGAAGCGCTGAACAAAGTATCTCCTGTGAAGATCTCCTTCAACGACATGGTGATCAAAGCTGCGGCAATGGCACTGCGTCAGCACCCTTACGTAAACAGCAGCTGGCAGGGCGGTACTATCCGCATGAACCAGCACGTGCACATCGGTTCTGCCGTGGCTGTAGACGAAGGTCTGATCGTTCCGACCATTCGTTTCGCTGATCAGAAAACACTCAGCCAGATCGCGGCAGACGCGAAAGTGCTGTACGATAAAGCTAAAAACAAGAAACTGCAGCCGAATGAATTCAGCGGCAGCACCTTCACCGTATCCAACCTGGGTATGATGGGTATCGATCACTTTACGGCGATCATCAACCAACCTAACTCCGCGATCCTTGCTGTAGGCGGCATCAAAGAGGTAGTTGTGGCGGAAAAAGGCCAGTTTAAAGTGACCAATATCATGAAGGTAACCCTCACCTGCGACCACCGCACTGTGGATGGCGCTGTAGGAGCTAAGTTCCTGGTGACCTTAAAAGGTTTCCTCGAAAACCCGGTTACAATGCTCGTTTAG
- a CDS encoding CoA-binding protein — translation MKEPKLTVVIGASPNPDRYSFLAVNRLRAYNHPVVAIGKKTGDINGTPVIAEHPALENVDTITLYMNPQRQQEYYDYILSLRPKRIIFNPGTENPELEARAQQQGIETLEACTLVMLGTGQY, via the coding sequence ATGAAAGAACCGAAACTGACAGTTGTGATAGGCGCTTCGCCAAACCCGGACAGGTATAGTTTTTTAGCCGTAAACCGCCTGCGTGCCTATAATCATCCTGTAGTGGCCATCGGTAAAAAAACAGGCGACATCAACGGTACACCGGTGATCGCAGAACATCCCGCGCTGGAGAACGTAGATACGATCACGTTATACATGAACCCGCAGCGGCAGCAGGAATACTACGATTACATCCTCAGCCTGCGCCCAAAACGCATCATCTTTAACCCGGGAACAGAAAACCCCGAACTGGAAGCCAGGGCGCAGCAACAAGGCATTGAAACGCTGGAAGCCTGTACGCTCGTCATGCTCGGCACCGGCCAGTACTAA